The Verrucomicrobiia bacterium genome includes the window GATCTCTTTTTGTGACGGCGCTCAGTGAGCGCCGTTCGCCTTTAAAATGTTACCGCATAAAGAAATTCAAGCGCGCCTGCAAGCCGCCGTCACCGCCGTTTTTCCCGGCGCGGATACGTCCAGCGTGCTTATCCGCCCCTGCGATCCCAAGTTCGGCGATTACCAGTCGAACGCGCTCATGGCGCTCGCCAAGGAACGCAAGCTGAACCCTCGCCAACTCGCCACGGATGTCCTCGTCAAGCTCGATGTCTCGGCGTGGTGCGAGAAAGTGGATATTGCCGGCGCGGGCTTTTTAAATTTTCGTCTTGCGCCCGCCGCACTGGCGGAGGCGTTGCAAAGCGCCTCTCGCGGCGAGCATCTTTTTTTTGAGAAGGCCTCGCACCCGCGAACGATCGTCGTGGATTTCAGTTCTCCCAATGTCGCCAAGCCCATGCACGTCGGACATATTCGTTCCACAGGCATCGGCGATGCCATCCAGCGCGTGTTGCGGCTGCTGGGACATCGCGTCATTTCGGATAATCACATCGGCGATTGGGGCACGCAATTCGGCAAGCTGCTCCTCGGCTGGAAACAAATTCTCGACCGCCCCGCGCTTGAGCGCGATGCCATCGCCGAACTCGAACGCCTCTACCGAATCATCAATGCCGAGTGCGACGCCCAGCCCTCGCGACTCGAAGAAGCGCGGCAGGAGTTGGTCAAATTGCAGGCCGGTGATGCCGAGAACATTGGCATCTGGAAGGAGATGATTCGCCTTTCGCAAAAACAATTCGACGCCATCTACGGCCGGCTCGACGTGAAATTCGATCACGCGCTGGGCGAAAGCTTTTACAATCCGTGGCTCGGCTCGGTCGTCGCGGATTTGCTGGCGCGCGGCATCGCCCGCGAGAGCGAAGACGCGGTGGCGGTGTTCAGCGACGGCTCGCTGCCGCCCAAGGAAGATCCCTTTCTCGTCAATCGCGATGGCGAATGGCTGCCCGATCCCGCGCTGGTGCGCAAGAGTGACGGCGGTTTTAATTACACCACCACCGACCTCGCGACGCTCGATTATCGCATTAAAGAATGGTCGCCGCAGGAAATCGTCTATGTTGTGGACGACCGGCAATCGGCGCATTTCAGAAAATTATTTTTGATCTTCCGGCGCTGGCGGCCGGAAGCGAACCAGACGAAATTGATCCACGTTGGTTTCGGAAAAATTTTGGGCGAAGACAACAAGCCGTTCAAAACGCGCAGCGGCGATACGGTGAAACTTGGCGATTTGCTGGATGAAGCGGAGGAGCGCGCATTTCAGACGGTGCAGGCCAAACAAATGGAGCGCGAAGAATCCGAGCGTTTGCCGGAGACGGCATGCCGCGAGATAGCGCGCGTCGTCGGCTTGGGCGCGATCAAATACGCCGACCTCGTGCCGAACCGCCAAAGCGATTACGTTTTCAGTTGGGACAAAATGCTCGCCTTGAATGGCAACACCGCGCCGTATTTGCAATACGCCTACGCGCGCATCCGCAGTATTTTCCGCAAGGCGGAATTGGATAATGCAGTCGCGGGTTCAGCGGTTTCGCTCAATGCGCCTGCGGAAATTGCGCTGGCGAAATACCTATTGAACTTTGGCCTCGTGCTCGAAGCCGTAACGGAGGAATATCGCCCAAATTATTTGTGCAATTATCTCTACGAACTGGCCGGGCACTTCGCGCGGTTCTACGAGAATTGTCCCGTGCTCAAGGCCGAGCCCGCTGAGCGCGCGAGCCGCCTGGCCTTATGCGATTTGACGGCAAAAGTTTTGCGGCAAGGCTTGGAGGCCCTTGGGATCCAGACTTTGGAGCAGATGTAATCCGGGCCGTGAAACCATGATTTAGTCTGCCGTAAAATGGCGGTTATGGCCGGTTACAAGGTTGAGATTTCCAAACAGAAGCACTGCCCCCGCCTTGACGTAACCCGCTTCATACCTAAAATACCTCACGATTGAATGACGCCCATCCAGCGACGGTCACTTTTAGATATGCGCTCCTTGGCATTCTGCTTTTTTTGTTTTGCGCGGGAGAAAATCTCTACGCCGAGCCCGTCCACGCCGGGTTTCTTTATGATTCCTTCGGTCTAACCCTCGCGCCCGGAGGCCATCGCACGGAGATTCTTGGGCCAAGCTATTACTCCGAGCAAAAGGATACGCAATACACCTGGGCGGTTCCCGTCCTCACGCTGGCGCACGTCGAGGACCCAAGCATCCAATACGAAGAGTTCGATTGGCTTTACCCGGTGCTCACCTATGACCGGTTCGGCGTGGAATATCGCTGGCAATTTTTCCAGCTCTTTAGTTTCGCTGGCGGAACCAACCAGGACGAGACCGGCACGCGACGCTTCACTCTCTTTCCGATTTATTTTCAACAACGCGGCACGCTGCCCGAACAGAATTACACCGCGGTCGTTCCCTTTGGCGGCACCCTCAAGCATCGCCTCTTTCGCGATGAAATTGATTTCGTCCTGTTCCCGTTTTACGCGAAGACGATCAAGAAGGATGTCGTCACTTACAACATGCCGTACCCGTTTTTTCATCTGCGCCACGGCGATGGCCTCCACGGCTGGCAAGCGTGGCCCATCACCGGGCACGAACATAAAGTGGATACGCTCAGCACGAATGTAGATGGCGAAGTCACGATCATCGGCGGTCACGACAGCCGGTTCGTCCTGTGGCCATTTTATACGCAATCCACGAACGACACCGATACGAACAACCCCTTCTGGCAGCAAGCGACGATTCCTTTCTATAGTATCTACCGCTCGAAGCTGCGCGACTCCACGAGTTGGGGCTGGCCCATCGGCGTGACGCATTCGATTGATCGCGAAAAAAAATACACCGAGTGGGACGCGCCGTGGCCGCTGGTCGAATTTTCCCACGGCAGCAAGATCACCAAACGCGTCTGGCCATTTTTCAACCAGTCGCACAACCAATTTCTCGAAGACGACTGGTATCTTTGGCCCGTCTATAAATATAACCGCCTCCATTCACCGCCGGTGGATCGCGACCGCACGCGCATCCTTTTTTTCCTGTATTCGAGCATCAACGAGAAAAGCCTCGACGACGGCCGTGTCTTTCACCGCCAGGATTTCCTGCCCTTTTATAACTATCGCCACGAGCTAAATGGTAATGAACGGCTGCAAATTCTTTCCATTCTCGAGCCCTTTTTCCCCAATAATAAAAGCATTGAGCGCGATTACAGCCCGCTTTGGTCCCTGTGGGTCAGCCAGCACAATCCCAAAACCGGCGCGCGCAGCCAGTCGCTGCTTTGGAACCTTTACCGCCATGAAAGCGCCCCCCAGGTGAAAAAAACCTCGCTCCTCTTCGGCCTTTTCCAGTATGAAAGCACTTTGACCGGAAAGCATTGGCGCGTATGCTATATCCCGTTCGGCAAACGTAACGCCCCGCCGGCGGAGCCATCGCCCCGGCACTGATCACGCGATTATTTATGTTTCAAAATCTTGGTGAGATGATGCTCCTCTTTTTGAGGACACTCCGTTCGATGCCGCTGGTTTGGCGTCAGCGCCAGAAGGTATTCGACCAGCTTTTTGAGATCGGCAATGCCAGCCTGCTCATGGTGTGCATCCTGTCGTTTTTCATCGGCGGCGTGCTGGCTCTCTTGACAGGCCCGGTGCTGGTCGAACGCGGCGTGGCCAATGCCGTCGGTGGTCTCGTCGGCATCTCCATGTGCAAGGAACTCGCCCCGGTCATGATGTCCATTCTTATTGCAGGCCGCAGCGGTTCCTCAATGGCGGCGGAAATCGGTTCGATGCGCGTCTATCAGGAAATTGACGCCTTGCGCACGATGAACATCAATCCCATCTCGTATCTTGTCCTGCCGCGCATGGTGGCCATTGCGATTGCGTTGCCCATCCTCGTGGTTTTCTCGGTGTTCGTCGGCTGGTGCGGGGGTGCGCTGGTCGCGGCGAACAATTACAAGATCGGCGTGTCCTATCAGCCGTTCCTGCAAAACCTGCGCGAGACGGTCGAACTCAGCGACGTCGCCAACGGCCTCATCAAAAGTTTCGTGTTCGCGCTGGTCATCGCGATTGTCTCCTGCCACCAGGGATTTCAAACCATCGGCGGACCGCGCGGCGTGGGCCGTTCGGTCACCAAGGCGGTCGTCAATTCGATCGTGCTCATCGTCATCCTGGATTACTTCCTCACCCGCGTGATGCTATGAACAACCCGGCCTCTCATCCCGAGCATTCCGCCGACCAGCAAGGCATCAGCGTCAAGGTCACCGGCCTGCGCAAATCCTTTGCCGGCCACGAGATATTAAAGGGCATAGATTTTGAAGTGCAGCCGGGCGAAGTGTTCGTGCTCATGGGGCCGAGCGGCAGCGGAAAAAGTGTTTTGCTCAAGCAGATCATCGGGCTCGACCCATCAGATTCCGGCGAGATACTCATTGACGGCCATCCCATTCAGGACGCAGCGGCGATGGATCATTATCGCACGGCGATGGTCTTTCAATCCAGCGCGCTGCTCAATTCGCTCACGGTCGGCGAAAATGTGGGCCTCTACCTGAGCGAACACCATCTCAAAAACCCCGGTGAGATCGGACGCATCGTCGCGGACAAGCTCAAGGCCGTCGGCCTCAGTGGCCACGAGGAAAAAATGCCCGCGGAACTTTCCGGCGGCATGAAAAAACGTGTGGCCATCGCCCGCGCGCTGGTCATCGAACCGCAGTTGATTCTCTATGATGAACCGACGAGCGAACTTGATCCCATTTCCGCCGTCGCCATCGGTGAAGAAATTCTGCGGCTGAAAAAACACATCGGTGTCACATCCATCGTCGTTTCGCATGACCGCGATTTGGCGTTTGGCGTGGCCGACCGCATCGCCGTCATCAACGCCGGGCGCATCATCGCCACCGGCACACCCGCTGAGATTTGCCGGAACCCAGACCCGCTCATCCAGCAATTTCTCAACGCCGATTTCAAAACTGCCATTCAGAAAGCAAAATTATGAAAAATTCCTTGGAAACCCGGCTCGGCATTTTCGTTTTTCTCGCCGTGCTGGCCGCGTTTGTCATCGTGGAGGTCGTCGGCGGATTTGATTTCTTCAAGCCCGGCTATCATCTGCGCGCGCGCTTCGCCAACATCCAGGAACTGAAGGTCGGCGATCCCGTGAAGATGGCCGGTG containing:
- the argS gene encoding arginine--tRNA ligase, with protein sequence MLPHKEIQARLQAAVTAVFPGADTSSVLIRPCDPKFGDYQSNALMALAKERKLNPRQLATDVLVKLDVSAWCEKVDIAGAGFLNFRLAPAALAEALQSASRGEHLFFEKASHPRTIVVDFSSPNVAKPMHVGHIRSTGIGDAIQRVLRLLGHRVISDNHIGDWGTQFGKLLLGWKQILDRPALERDAIAELERLYRIINAECDAQPSRLEEARQELVKLQAGDAENIGIWKEMIRLSQKQFDAIYGRLDVKFDHALGESFYNPWLGSVVADLLARGIARESEDAVAVFSDGSLPPKEDPFLVNRDGEWLPDPALVRKSDGGFNYTTTDLATLDYRIKEWSPQEIVYVVDDRQSAHFRKLFLIFRRWRPEANQTKLIHVGFGKILGEDNKPFKTRSGDTVKLGDLLDEAEERAFQTVQAKQMEREESERLPETACREIARVVGLGAIKYADLVPNRQSDYVFSWDKMLALNGNTAPYLQYAYARIRSIFRKAELDNAVAGSAVSLNAPAEIALAKYLLNFGLVLEAVTEEYRPNYLCNYLYELAGHFARFYENCPVLKAEPAERASRLALCDLTAKVLRQGLEALGIQTLEQM
- a CDS encoding ABC transporter permease, translated to MFQNLGEMMLLFLRTLRSMPLVWRQRQKVFDQLFEIGNASLLMVCILSFFIGGVLALLTGPVLVERGVANAVGGLVGISMCKELAPVMMSILIAGRSGSSMAAEIGSMRVYQEIDALRTMNINPISYLVLPRMVAIAIALPILVVFSVFVGWCGGALVAANNYKIGVSYQPFLQNLRETVELSDVANGLIKSFVFALVIAIVSCHQGFQTIGGPRGVGRSVTKAVVNSIVLIVILDYFLTRVML
- a CDS encoding ATP-binding cassette domain-containing protein codes for the protein MNNPASHPEHSADQQGISVKVTGLRKSFAGHEILKGIDFEVQPGEVFVLMGPSGSGKSVLLKQIIGLDPSDSGEILIDGHPIQDAAAMDHYRTAMVFQSSALLNSLTVGENVGLYLSEHHLKNPGEIGRIVADKLKAVGLSGHEEKMPAELSGGMKKRVAIARALVIEPQLILYDEPTSELDPISAVAIGEEILRLKKHIGVTSIVVSHDRDLAFGVADRIAVINAGRIIATGTPAEICRNPDPLIQQFLNADFKTAIQKAKL